In the genome of Falsirhodobacter halotolerans, one region contains:
- the trpA gene encoding tryptophan synthase subunit alpha, whose translation MTRIDAKFAALKAEGKKAFVAYVMAGDPDADTTFQVMRGMPAAGVDVIELGMPFTDPMADGSTIQLAGQRALEGGQTLDKTLEIARRFREGDDTTPIVLMGYYNPIYSRGVNLFLTQAKAAGIDGLIVVDLPPEEDDELCLPAQAAGLNFIRLATPTTDAARLPRVLQNTSGFVYYVSINGITGAAAPQPSDVAPEVARIKASTDLPVIVGFGITTGAAAEGIAAIADGCVVGSAIVKLIGEGRPVADVLAHVADLAAGAHRA comes from the coding sequence ATGACCCGTATCGACGCCAAGTTCGCCGCCCTGAAAGCCGAAGGCAAGAAGGCGTTCGTCGCCTATGTCATGGCGGGCGACCCGGATGCGGACACGACGTTCCAGGTGATGCGGGGGATGCCCGCCGCCGGGGTGGACGTGATCGAACTGGGGATGCCCTTTACCGACCCGATGGCCGACGGATCGACCATCCAGCTGGCCGGGCAACGGGCGCTGGAAGGCGGGCAGACGCTGGACAAGACGCTGGAGATCGCGCGCCGTTTCCGCGAGGGCGACGACACGACGCCGATCGTTCTGATGGGCTATTACAACCCGATCTATTCCCGCGGGGTGAACCTGTTCCTGACGCAGGCGAAGGCCGCGGGGATCGACGGGCTGATCGTTGTGGACCTGCCGCCCGAGGAGGATGACGAACTGTGCCTGCCCGCCCAGGCGGCGGGGTTGAACTTCATCCGGCTGGCCACGCCCACGACCGACGCGGCGCGCCTGCCGCGCGTGCTGCAGAACACTTCGGGCTTCGTCTATTACGTGTCGATCAACGGGATCACCGGGGCGGCCGCGCCCCAGCCGTCCGACGTCGCGCCGGAAGTGGCGCGGATCAAGGCCTCCACCGACCTGCCGGTGATCGTGGGCTTCGGCATCACCACGGGGGCGGCCGCCGAAGGGATCGCCGCCATCGCCGACGGGTGCGTCGTGGGGTCGGCCATCGTCAAGCTGATCGGCGAGGGGCGTCCGGTGGCGGACGTTCTGGCCCATGTGGCGGACCTGGCCGCCGGAGCGCATCGCGCCTGA